CGGGGCTGAGCGCCAGCTGTATATAAATACGATGCAGCCTGCAGGTTTGTTGCTCTTACTCTGACCACATCAAACCTCCACATCCGTGCCCAGCCATGACCGGCAAAGTATCTGACCCTAGGGCCCTCGACAGCTACAGCCTTTCACCAGAAGATCTGGTGATAGCAAAGGGCCCGCTGACGAATTCCAATGGCTATTTTATTCCGGACTGCAACCCGACCGACCTGGAGCAATGGCCGTGCGACTTCTCACCACGGCAGTCACACCTGCTGTCTACACGCAGTGATGCCAGCCATGAACAGCATAGTCAGGAACATCCCAGTTTCTCGCTGCCGACAATAAACCCACACAGTGCCAGCCCCTCGCTACCACTTTTACAGCAAGACGAGATGTCCCAGGCGCTTGATTCAGTGATCGACACCTGTGCTGGCTCATTGGCCTTCGTTAGTGGTCCTATCCacgaagatgacgaaaaCGCCCTCCTAGAGGCGGTGGGCTTGTCAGTGGGCCCTGATCTCTCTATAGAGGAAACTGGCGATTCGAGCTTTGGCATGGCATGGGCTCCGCAATCTCCCAGCCGCTTTCAGTTATCACCAACATTCGACAGTCGGACCTGCAACAATGACGGCCTTAACAAGATTGACCCGATGGACACGAACCATGCGTGGAATAAAGGTGACGAACTTGAAGACGACAACCGTGCAAAGCGCCCGCGGCGGCTAAAAGTGCCTCGCACATCGTCGATACTAGACAGCACCCAACCATCGCGTCAGGGGTCCAGGACGTCGCCAGCACCTGAATCCGTGGGTGCTGCAAGGCCTGAAGATCCGAGGGATATTGAGCAACGCAGCACCTCGATCAGGTGTGCTAATTGTTCTACTCAAAACACCTCCCTTTGGCGCCACCATCACGACGGCCACACGCTGTGCAACGCCTGTGCTCTGTTCTACAAGCTACATGGCCGCTTACGGCCTCTGTCCATGAAAACGGACTTTATCAGGCGGCGTAATCGTAATGGCACCAATAACCTAGCCGCCCGGACCGCTCGTGCACCCCAGCCGTCTCTGCGAAGGGGTTCCATGGAGCAGGTGTCTGCATCGAAAAGCGACCGAAGGGACAGTGACCGCAGGCTTCCGCGATGTATTTCTGATGGTTCGAGTAGTGACATATCAGATAGAAAATCCGCCGCCGCACCTCCGATTACTACGGGATCTTGGGTGGGAGCGAGCACCGGCCGAACTGAGAGTCAAGAAACTCCGACCATATCCCAGTCCGGGCTGGAGAAAGGGCCGGACCCGGTAGCTGCTAGTCAGGCACAGCGGAGCAGCAGTATCCATGGCAGGCAAGGCGCAGGCCACAAGTGGGAGTGGCTGACGATGACTTTGTAAACCAGTCATTCAATTGCTGTTCGAGATCTGATCACTATTTTTGTAGCGGGTACTCGTTCTATTCTCAGCCTTGTTTTTATATATTGACTATTAATTCCTTACGAGAATTCCTGGGTTGCCAAGGTCCTTCTGTGTAATGAGTGACCCTACGATTTCACCTTTCAAACGGCGCCAGGTTCGCTTCAAGCATATTTTCCGATGATAAAGGTGTTgataagataatattatCGTAGATAACGATAACGATAACGATAACAGCCTAGATCTGTTATGCTGGCCCCAGGCTCGTATAGCTAGCTTGACATTGAGCTTGGGGGGTTTGTCATGTTATAAGTTAGGGCTCAAAAGCTGCAGTTTGGTTGCTCCTGGATTTCCTATATCTTGTATGGTTACGCCGATGAGAAGAGCTACCTAGAACTAGACATTTACTTCTCCCTGGCCTGTTTGTCTCGATCATGAAGCCATTCTTGGGCCTACGGGGCCCGTCCCTTAATAGGGCGACTATCTTGCTTGTCGCCATGCCCGCTATGCTCTGCTACGGTTACAACCTTTCTGTCGCCGGAGGCGTATTGACCTCCTCATCGTTCGTCGCGACATTTCCCCAGATGGACACGATCAACACCGAGGGCGTTGTGCAACATAAGAACTCGCTGATCCAAGGCTAGTTGGCCATTGGGATGATTGCAATCCTGCTTCTGACGTTGGCTGTAGGAACCGCACTTGCTCTGCTCACTGTTGGGGCCAGTCTCGGCTCTCTATCCTGCGTTTGGCTGGGTGATGTCCTCGGCCGCCGGCTTGTCATTCTCATAGCGGCCTGCATCACCATCATTGGAGCAATCCTGATGTTCACATCTTTTTCCCTGGCGCAGTTTATCGTCTCCAGGCTAGTCCTAGGGCTGGGTACAGGCGGCTGCACCGCTACCATCCCCGTCTGGCAGTCTGAGATATCCAAGGTCACCAACCGTGGAGCGCATGTTGTAACTGAGGGCATCTTTATTGGCGGCGGCGTCGCTATCGCCCTGTGGATTGACCTGGGGTTCTACTTTATCGGCAACAGCTCAGCCTCCTGGAGGGTACCTTTTGCTCTCGAGATTGTCTTCTTActcgttgttgttgtcttcaTTTTCACGTTGCCAGAGTCACCACGGTGGTTGATCAAAAAGGATCGGCAGCAAGAAGCTCGTGCAGCCCTGAGCGCGCTGGAGAATCACCCAGTGGAATCGCCGCAGGTCACGGCGATGGTGGATGAAATCCAGCAGTCGTTCCATACTGCCCGTACTGGGTCCCTCTGGAGTATCTTCTCCATGGGTCCGTCCCGGATCTTGCATCGAACCGTGATCGCTGCCGCAGCACAGATGTTTTTCCAAATCTCCGGCGTCAACATGATCACATTCTACGCCACGGCGATCTTCCAGGAAAAGCTAGCTTTCGGCGCGACGAATGCGAGAAtcctcgccgcagccatggccTCCTGCCAGGTCATCGGCGGGATGGTCGCGTTCTGGCTGATCGAGCGCGCCGGTCGCCGCCAGCTGATGCTGTCCAGCGCAATCGGCATGGCCATCTGCATGTCTGTCCTCGCCGCCACCACGGCCTACCAGGATAGTCAGCCTGCCCTAATCGCCGCAGCAGTTTTCCTCTATCTCTATAACCTGATTTACCCAATTGGGTTCCTTGGTCTGCCGCTTCTCTACGCGGCCGAAGTCTCGCCGCTGCACCTGCGCGCCGCGATCAGCGGGCTCGCCAACTCGGTTCTCTGGCTATCCAACTTCCTGGTCGTCGAGGTGACGCCCGTTGCGTTCAATAACATCGGCTACCGCTATTACATCGTCTATGCGGTCATAAATGCGGCTATCGCGGGAATCGTGTATCTTTGCTTCCCGGAGACCACGGGCCTCGCGCTGGAAGAGATAGACGAGGTCTTCCGCCAGTCGCAGGGCATTTTGGATCCACCGAGGATTGCAAAGAAGAGACTGGCCATGCCTCGGATGGATCCTGTTGACAGGGTATTGTGAAGGTCCTTCTTTACTATGAGGCATTTTCGAATAGCTTCTAATTAGACATCTGTTGGGTAAGGTAGTTCTGTAGCAGCCTTTGGTCATACACTATTCCTC
This region of Aspergillus puulaauensis MK2 DNA, chromosome 5, nearly complete sequence genomic DNA includes:
- a CDS encoding uncharacterized protein (COG:G;~EggNog:ENOG410PGYF;~InterPro:IPR005829,IPR005828,IPR003663,IPR036259, IPR020846;~PFAM:PF00083,PF07690;~SECRETED:SignalP(1-16);~TransMembrane:9 (n2-20c25/26o41-63i105-125o131-152i220-246o258-278i285-307o313-338i350-368o380-401i);~go_component: GO:0016020 - membrane [Evidence IEA];~go_component: GO:0016021 - integral component of membrane [Evidence IEA];~go_function: GO:0022857 - transmembrane transporter activity [Evidence IEA];~go_process: GO:0055085 - transmembrane transport [Evidence IEA]), giving the protein MIAILLLTLAVGTALALLTVGASLGSLSCVWLGDVLGRRLVILIAACITIIGAILMFTSFSLAQFIVSRLVLGLGTGGCTATIPVWQSEISKVTNRGAHVVTEGIFIGGGVAIALWIDLGFYFIGNSSASWRVPFALEIVFLLVVVVFIFTLPESPRWLIKKDRQQEARAALSALENHPVESPQVTAMVDEIQQSFHTARTGSLWSIFSMGPSRILHRTVIAAAAQMFFQISGVNMITFYATAIFQEKLAFGATNARILAAAMASCQVIGGMVAFWLIERAGRRQLMLSSAIGMAICMSVLAATTAYQDSQPALIAAAVFLYLYNLIYPIGFLGLPLLYAAEVSPLHLRAAISGLANSVLWLSNFLVVEVTPVAFNNIGYRYYIVYAVINAAIAGIVYLCFPETTGLALEEIDEVFRQSQGILDPPRIAKKRLAMPRMDPVDRVL
- a CDS encoding uncharacterized protein (COG:K;~EggNog:ENOG410PS1G;~InterPro:IPR039355,IPR000679,IPR013088;~PFAM:PF00320;~go_function: GO:0003700 - DNA-binding transcription factor activity [Evidence IEA];~go_function: GO:0008270 - zinc ion binding [Evidence IEA];~go_function: GO:0043565 - sequence-specific DNA binding [Evidence IEA];~go_process: GO:0006355 - regulation of transcription, DNA-templated [Evidence IEA];~go_process: GO:0006357 - regulation of transcription by RNA polymerase II [Evidence IEA]) — its product is MTGKVSDPRALDSYSLSPEDLVIAKGPLTNSNGYFIPDCNPTDLEQWPCDFSPRQSHLLSTRSDASHEQHSQEHPSFSLPTINPHSASPSLPLLQQDEMSQALDSVIDTCAGSLAFVSGPIHEDDENALLEAVGLSVGPDLSIEETGDSSFGMAWAPQSPSRFQLSPTFDSRTCNNDGLNKIDPMDTNHAWNKGDELEDDNRAKRPRRLKVPRTSSILDSTQPSRQGSRTSPAPESVGAARPEDPRDIEQRSTSIRCANCSTQNTSLWRHHHDGHTLCNACALFYKLHGRLRPLSMKTDFIRRRNRNGTNNLAARTARAPQPSLRRGSMEQVSASKSDRRDSDRRLPRCISDGSSSDISDRKSAAAPPITTGSWVGASTGRTESQETPTISQSGLEKGPDPVAASQAQRSSSIHGRQGAGHKWEWLTMTL